In Paenibacillus guangzhouensis, a single window of DNA contains:
- a CDS encoding DUF2277 domain-containing protein — MCRNIKTLFNFDPPATEDEIQAAALQFVRKLSGYNSPSKANEEAFHRAIDEVAEAAKKLLDSLVTQAEPRNRETELERARERNARRFGTAVE; from the coding sequence ATGTGTCGGAATATTAAAACGTTATTCAATTTCGATCCGCCAGCTACGGAGGACGAAATTCAAGCAGCTGCGTTGCAATTTGTACGTAAATTGTCAGGCTACAACAGCCCATCCAAAGCCAACGAAGAGGCTTTTCACCGAGCGATCGATGAAGTAGCTGAGGCAGCGAAAAAGCTGTTGGATTCACTCGTCACACAAGCAGAACCGCGTAACCGCGAAACGGAATTGGAACGGGCGCGCGAGCGTAACGCCAGACGATTCGGCACAGCCGTGGAGTAG
- a CDS encoding beta-N-acetylglucosaminidase domain-containing protein produces MMKPTNEALSNEFSIFPVPQQVQALGGETYLTDHIHIIAEQGLKIATLPKVQELLTQHGYSYSVSDTFKDHVTNLILTKQGLQHDLLLTAGIDSESMEAVTRREGYQLIIDGKRLTHIAIIGHDADGIHYGVITLQQILNQSINRMVKRVCITDYPKILYRGYIEGFYGYPWSHADRIDLMKFGGEQKLNTFIYAPKDDPYHRKSWRELYPSEKAQEIAELAAAGHRNNLNFVWTIHPGDSIDLSLEEDFQSCITKLEQLYQLGVRQFGVLFDDLVGVPNGPEQAEFINRIDTEFVKAKGDIRPLLTVGTRYCEAWGPSMTEYLKPFVEILHEDVEVMWTGAATMSNISREQFDSPKRTIGSDKNLSVWWNYPVNDYCDNKILMGKIENVSSDLNNVNGFFSNPMNQAQASKQALFCIADHNWNTDAFDCDISFSASFKALAPEVAEDLEIFASNSCYLLDDGGVSGDFLFDESWMLKDDVRAVKEGIAQGTDVRQAANRLLTQFTRMEDAVTNIRTKCSNVNLVQELNPFLDAFSLLARAAQQVIHAMICMGNGDLLAMEVHHESARDLLNAMEDCKVNRLKEGVPTDFTVDVGTHVIKPFIADMILLTAVAAGTEGQAVEPAYDMNNIALSALGVTATASSSANENENADKVITGSIAGGKWCSTEHRPYLTIDLQQPQTIKQYRLINCGHPEARETPFWNTRQAQILASNDGENFILIDDILDNKGHTINRILLHEVTARFIRLQIIEPAQISIDGSGHTRIYAFELFDARYPNLSEKVLSGDIQVDPSGTITIHDVKEGDVISLYASLTSNTPIATSEEVTKESSTVVFEGVALSNLEGRIYVERTTKNHLASARTSKGFNVQ; encoded by the coding sequence ATGATGAAACCTACAAATGAAGCATTAAGCAATGAATTTTCAATTTTCCCCGTTCCACAACAAGTGCAAGCGCTCGGAGGCGAGACCTATCTTACGGATCACATTCATATCATTGCCGAGCAAGGCCTTAAAATAGCAACGCTGCCAAAGGTGCAAGAATTGTTAACGCAGCATGGCTATTCGTATTCCGTCTCGGATACATTCAAGGATCATGTAACGAATTTGATTCTCACCAAGCAAGGATTGCAGCATGATCTATTATTAACAGCCGGCATTGATTCAGAATCTATGGAAGCGGTAACACGTCGAGAAGGATACCAACTTATTATTGACGGTAAGCGTCTAACGCATATTGCTATTATCGGACATGACGCTGACGGCATTCATTATGGCGTTATTACCTTGCAGCAAATTTTGAATCAATCGATCAACCGGATGGTTAAGCGTGTGTGCATAACGGACTATCCTAAAATATTGTATCGCGGTTATATAGAGGGCTTCTACGGCTACCCTTGGAGTCATGCGGACCGTATCGATCTGATGAAATTCGGTGGTGAGCAGAAGCTCAACACATTTATTTATGCACCTAAAGATGATCCTTATCATCGTAAAAGCTGGAGAGAACTATATCCATCGGAGAAAGCGCAAGAGATTGCAGAACTCGCTGCTGCTGGACATCGCAATAATTTGAATTTCGTATGGACCATTCATCCTGGCGATTCGATTGATCTGTCGTTAGAGGAAGATTTCCAATCTTGTATAACGAAGTTAGAGCAGCTCTATCAACTTGGTGTAAGGCAGTTCGGTGTATTATTCGATGATTTGGTCGGCGTTCCGAATGGACCCGAGCAAGCGGAATTTATCAATCGCATTGATACCGAATTTGTAAAAGCAAAAGGCGATATTCGACCGTTGCTTACGGTCGGAACGCGGTATTGCGAAGCATGGGGACCGTCGATGACGGAATATCTCAAACCATTCGTCGAAATCCTCCATGAGGATGTCGAAGTCATGTGGACCGGGGCAGCGACGATGTCCAATATCTCGAGAGAACAATTTGATTCCCCGAAACGGACGATCGGATCCGATAAGAACTTATCCGTATGGTGGAATTACCCTGTGAATGATTATTGCGACAACAAAATTTTGATGGGCAAGATCGAGAACGTCAGCTCTGATCTGAATAATGTCAACGGCTTTTTCTCCAATCCGATGAACCAAGCGCAAGCTTCCAAGCAAGCATTGTTCTGCATTGCTGATCATAACTGGAATACGGATGCTTTTGACTGTGACATAAGCTTCTCCGCCTCTTTCAAGGCGCTGGCGCCTGAAGTTGCGGAAGATCTCGAAATCTTCGCGTCGAATAGCTGTTATCTTTTGGATGATGGCGGTGTGAGCGGTGATTTTCTATTTGACGAGAGTTGGATGTTGAAAGACGATGTTCGTGCCGTCAAGGAAGGGATCGCACAAGGCACGGATGTTCGTCAAGCGGCGAATAGACTTCTTACGCAGTTCACTCGGATGGAAGACGCGGTAACGAATATACGGACGAAATGCTCGAATGTAAACCTTGTTCAGGAGTTGAATCCATTCTTAGATGCATTCTCATTACTGGCACGTGCAGCACAGCAAGTGATCCATGCGATGATCTGTATGGGGAATGGTGACCTGCTAGCGATGGAAGTACATCATGAATCCGCTAGGGACCTCCTGAATGCGATGGAAGATTGCAAAGTGAATCGCCTCAAAGAGGGGGTTCCAACAGACTTTACGGTGGATGTCGGAACACATGTCATTAAGCCGTTCATTGCAGATATGATCCTCCTAACGGCGGTTGCAGCCGGGACAGAAGGGCAAGCCGTAGAACCTGCTTATGACATGAACAATATCGCATTAAGCGCATTAGGCGTAACCGCAACGGCTTCGAGCAGTGCGAACGAGAATGAAAATGCCGATAAGGTCATCACCGGGTCCATCGCAGGCGGTAAATGGTGCTCGACGGAGCACAGACCATATCTGACGATTGATTTGCAGCAACCGCAGACGATTAAGCAGTATCGCTTGATTAACTGTGGTCATCCTGAGGCTAGAGAGACGCCGTTCTGGAACACAAGACAAGCACAGATTCTGGCCAGTAATGATGGTGAGAACTTCATCCTCATCGACGATATCCTGGATAACAAAGGACATACGATCAATCGAATTCTATTGCATGAGGTAACTGCGCGATTTATTCGATTACAAATTATCGAACCTGCACAGATTAGTATCGATGGCAGCGGTCATACACGAATTTATGCGTTTGAATTATTCGACGCGCGTTATCCGAATCTGTCAGAGAAGGTGCTTAGCGGAGATATTCAGGTTGATCCATCCGGAACGATCACGATCCATGATGTGAAGGAAGGAGATGTCATTTCCCTATATGCATCGCTTACTTCCAATACGCCTATCGCAACATCTGAGGAAGTGACGAAGGAATCTTCAACAGTTGTTTTTGAAGGGGTGGCCTTGTCCAACCTGGAAGGTCGCATCTACGTGGAGAGAACGACAAAAAATCATTTAGCGAGTGCGCGAACCTCCAAAGGTTTCAACGTTCAATAG
- a CDS encoding pentapeptide repeat-containing protein, protein MKENQTHPLVNFEERNATLRADCEQCFGLCCVSLAFAASADFAIDKNPGQPCHNLQEDYRCGVHTDLVNLGFRGCTVFDCFGAGQKISQFTYEGKDWRQDKSSAQEMFELFPKMWHLHELLWYLSEALMQPAANSIHEQLHEMLAETERLTLLSRSELINVDVALHRMHVNTLLLQASELVRAEALRGLKNPPRYPKKVGRGADLMGANLRGANLLGANLRGAYLIAADLRGANLQQADLIGSDFRDTDLRGADLSTSLFLTQSQVNAAKGDESTKLPASLIRPPHWSKKTG, encoded by the coding sequence TTGAAAGAGAATCAAACCCACCCGCTCGTGAACTTCGAGGAGCGTAACGCTACGCTGCGCGCCGATTGCGAGCAATGCTTCGGATTATGTTGTGTATCACTAGCCTTTGCAGCCTCCGCTGACTTTGCTATCGATAAAAATCCCGGGCAACCCTGCCACAATCTGCAAGAAGATTACCGATGCGGTGTTCATACGGATCTTGTCAATCTTGGATTTCGAGGCTGTACCGTATTCGATTGCTTCGGTGCAGGACAGAAGATTTCACAGTTCACGTATGAAGGCAAAGATTGGCGTCAGGACAAGTCCTCCGCACAAGAAATGTTCGAGCTCTTCCCGAAAATGTGGCATCTGCATGAGCTGCTCTGGTACTTGAGTGAAGCGCTTATGCAGCCTGCTGCGAATTCAATTCATGAGCAGCTGCACGAAATGCTGGCAGAGACGGAACGATTAACCCTGCTCAGTCGTAGCGAGCTGATCAACGTGGATGTCGCCTTACACCGCATGCACGTCAATACTCTTCTCCTTCAAGCGAGCGAACTGGTCAGAGCCGAGGCACTTCGTGGATTGAAGAATCCTCCACGTTATCCTAAAAAGGTTGGCCGGGGCGCCGATCTCATGGGGGCGAATCTTCGAGGTGCCAATTTGCTCGGAGCGAACCTGCGAGGAGCTTATCTGATCGCGGCAGACCTTCGCGGCGCGAATCTACAGCAAGCCGATCTCATCGGTTCGGATTTCAGAGATACGGATCTGCGCGGGGCAGATTTGAGTACAAGCTTATTTCTTACGCAATCACAGGTGAACGCTGCAAAAGGCGATGAGTCGACTAAGCTACCCGCTTCGCTAATACGACCGCCGCATTGGTCCAAGAAAACGGGTTGA
- a CDS encoding PadR family transcriptional regulator — MRNSEDKMVKTNSLGHIVKVQQVMDFMVLSELRHGRRYGKQLDLMITKSLGGVGVNDSYLAQRLKVLAEKGHVTSQWESDNRFNRFYEITDSGHEYFNQLKRDLPERVAIAMKVYKRFEEFLSK, encoded by the coding sequence ATGCGCAATTCAGAAGATAAAATGGTGAAGACGAACTCGCTTGGACATATCGTCAAAGTTCAGCAGGTGATGGACTTCATGGTGCTCAGTGAACTTCGGCATGGCCGGCGTTACGGCAAGCAGCTCGATTTGATGATAACCAAATCGCTAGGCGGCGTTGGTGTGAACGATTCCTATCTCGCGCAACGGCTGAAGGTGCTCGCAGAGAAAGGACATGTGACTAGCCAGTGGGAGTCGGATAATCGATTTAACCGATTCTACGAGATTACCGACAGCGGACATGAGTATTTTAATCAACTGAAGCGCGATTTGCCGGAACGAGTGGCGATTGCGATGAAGGTGTATAAGCGGTTTGAGGAATTTTTGAGCAAATGA
- a CDS encoding nucleotidyltransferase domain-containing protein: protein MFHVFDVSSALVSHIEQHCPDDIAIVACYGSYVQGTANPKSDLDFFFIPATSDGYRASIQFIIDGISFDFWPIGWDRAERMANYEESNTSIIADCRLLYARSDADRERFYQLQEKIKNPSGLNLLDRAETELQRAYVHLYKMRSTSGRENLAFFRIESQEVLTKVLYSLALINGTYLRKGWGKNMDQILNFEIRPARLADYIHTLVHSNSCQEMQVNGEELVQETVELLVQQKESYTNGPSYTDRMRGFYEEFKGIFNKLTEACEKKDRDTAYFWSVSLQDIIAKFLYYSERGYWPVELEPNLVYQDIYVKAGFPNLVDLFDAQNLLPLERAVQQLESKFREHIVARGVEILEFHSVEQFREFLHTRA from the coding sequence ATGTTTCATGTATTTGATGTTTCTAGCGCATTAGTGTCACATATCGAGCAGCACTGCCCAGATGATATTGCAATTGTCGCCTGTTACGGTTCATATGTCCAAGGGACAGCGAACCCTAAATCGGATCTCGATTTCTTCTTCATTCCAGCGACATCCGATGGTTATCGTGCGAGTATCCAGTTCATCATTGATGGCATTAGCTTTGATTTCTGGCCGATCGGTTGGGATCGAGCCGAACGAATGGCGAATTACGAGGAATCGAATACTTCGATTATTGCGGACTGCCGTCTGTTGTATGCGCGATCGGATGCGGATCGTGAACGTTTTTATCAATTGCAAGAGAAAATTAAGAATCCGTCGGGTCTGAATTTGCTCGATCGAGCAGAGACTGAACTTCAACGCGCCTATGTGCATTTGTACAAAATGAGATCTACGTCGGGTCGGGAGAATCTAGCATTTTTCCGAATCGAATCACAAGAGGTGCTAACGAAAGTGCTCTATAGTCTCGCGTTAATCAACGGGACATACCTGCGAAAAGGGTGGGGCAAGAACATGGACCAGATCCTAAATTTCGAGATACGACCTGCGAGACTTGCTGATTACATACATACCCTGGTGCATTCGAATTCCTGCCAAGAAATGCAAGTCAACGGTGAGGAGCTTGTACAAGAGACGGTTGAACTTCTCGTTCAGCAGAAGGAATCGTATACGAATGGACCCTCGTATACGGATCGGATGAGAGGATTCTATGAGGAGTTCAAAGGGATATTCAACAAATTGACGGAAGCGTGTGAAAAGAAGGATAGGGATACAGCCTATTTCTGGTCCGTTAGTCTGCAAGATATCATCGCCAAGTTTTTGTATTATTCAGAACGTGGATATTGGCCCGTTGAACTGGAACCGAATTTAGTGTACCAAGACATATATGTGAAAGCCGGGTTTCCGAATTTGGTCGACCTATTCGATGCGCAGAATTTATTGCCGCTTGAACGAGCCGTACAACAACTTGAGTCTAAGTTTAGAGAGCACATCGTAGCACGTGGCGTGGAGATCTTAGAATTTCATTCCGTAGAGCAGTTTCGTGAATTTCTTCATACTCGAGCGTGA
- a CDS encoding P-loop NTPase family protein, whose amino-acid sequence MNRTRLIIIDGMPGSGKTTSAKMLSESLSQWGVNHRCILELEENHPLMLLNESFESLASEAEADRFSQLFQSCYQQFVTDQLSSNYEVTIIESVLFQDTVSMAVHMGMERGRLASLVRSIQQILSPLSPAVIYTYHLNVEGQWRYICGVRGNEWGPVSLHTDEDFREAAALWSRSQTFVREAIEAWNVPKLIIENKDYLWEEYTQQMRAFVQSEWTRSQEHR is encoded by the coding sequence ATGAACCGTACGAGATTAATTATTATTGATGGCATGCCTGGTTCAGGAAAGACGACAAGTGCGAAGATGCTGTCTGAATCCTTGTCACAGTGGGGGGTGAACCATCGGTGTATTTTAGAGTTGGAAGAGAACCATCCGCTGATGCTGCTGAATGAATCTTTCGAAAGTCTGGCATCAGAAGCTGAGGCAGATCGATTCAGCCAGCTTTTCCAATCGTGCTATCAGCAATTTGTAACCGACCAGCTTAGTAGTAACTATGAAGTGACGATTATTGAAAGCGTATTGTTCCAAGATACGGTTAGCATGGCGGTGCATATGGGCATGGAGCGTGGTCGATTGGCAAGCTTAGTCCGTTCCATTCAGCAAATTCTGTCGCCTCTATCACCTGCAGTCATCTATACCTATCATCTAAATGTAGAAGGGCAGTGGCGCTACATTTGCGGCGTTCGTGGGAACGAATGGGGACCTGTATCTTTGCACACGGATGAAGATTTCAGAGAAGCCGCGGCGTTATGGTCGCGCAGCCAGACGTTCGTACGAGAGGCGATTGAAGCGTGGAACGTACCGAAATTGATTATTGAGAATAAAGATTACCTGTGGGAGGAATATACGCAGCAGATGAGAGCATTTGTTCAATCGGAATGGACTCGGAGCCAGGAACATCGCTGA
- a CDS encoding cupredoxin domain-containing protein, protein MQLILFAILFVLLAIWLISFTFTFRSQIPSMTGMMSAMTLGMTVGLVLGSMIPLWLPGLFFQSTVVSMMIGGLAGVIIGWPISLMAVLDGLLSGMMGGMMGAMLMFMMPEAYISVTVKIISILCSGILYVLFIMLQAEVGTELLKQRSFLVARPAPMFFVILVLLVIGLQVPTDTRDARSPLANLTPDASNTKHHHGNSALPEQHYDNADQELRVTASEFTFVPNNIQVRANQPIRLTLHNSGQMEHDFEVVGTDIHIHAAAGKQISNIVQFTEPGTYEVICTLPGHQEPGMTATIQVDA, encoded by the coding sequence ATGCAACTCATACTATTTGCTATTTTATTCGTTCTACTCGCTATATGGTTGATAAGCTTTACTTTCACATTCCGTAGCCAAATTCCTAGCATGACGGGCATGATGTCTGCTATGACGCTTGGCATGACAGTTGGGCTTGTCTTAGGCAGCATGATCCCGCTATGGTTGCCAGGACTCTTCTTCCAATCGACTGTCGTTAGCATGATGATCGGCGGATTAGCCGGGGTGATCATCGGATGGCCCATTAGTCTTATGGCCGTCTTGGATGGTCTATTGTCCGGGATGATGGGCGGTATGATGGGCGCGATGCTCATGTTCATGATGCCTGAAGCGTACATATCCGTCACGGTCAAAATCATCTCCATCCTGTGCAGCGGCATTCTGTACGTGTTGTTCATCATGCTGCAGGCCGAGGTAGGAACAGAACTGCTCAAGCAGCGTTCGTTCCTAGTCGCCAGACCTGCACCGATGTTCTTCGTGATTCTTGTTCTACTCGTCATTGGGCTGCAGGTGCCAACAGACACTAGGGACGCCCGTTCACCTCTCGCGAACCTTACGCCTGATGCGTCCAACACGAAGCATCATCATGGGAATTCAGCCTTACCAGAGCAACATTATGATAACGCGGATCAAGAACTTCGTGTGACAGCAAGCGAATTTACCTTCGTCCCTAACAACATTCAGGTGCGTGCGAACCAGCCAATACGGCTAACGCTCCACAACTCCGGTCAGATGGAGCATGATTTCGAAGTCGTCGGTACGGACATTCACATACATGCCGCAGCCGGCAAGCAAATAAGCAACATCGTTCAGTTCACAGAGCCTGGAACCTATGAAGTCATATGTACTTTGCCAGGACACCAAGAACCCGGAATGACTGCAACGATCCAAGTCGATGCGTAG
- the pdaA gene encoding delta-lactam-biosynthetic de-N-acetylase — protein MIMLFVTTALPYMTHTAHASSGNPYHFGFKKSKNHQSASIQEEGFKDILVRHSSIFLGDVTKKELYLTFDNGYENGFTPKILDILKEHKVPAIFFVTGHYVKEEPELIKRMVAEGHLIGNHSWSHPDMSQISNAKLREELDKVKSEVQQLTNQKPMTYLRPPRGIFNERILQASKELGYTSVFWSIAYKDWDTNAQRGWKYAYDSVMNQLHPGAVILLHSVSRDNTMALGAILTEAKRQGYEFKSLDQLQTKNY, from the coding sequence ATGATCATGTTGTTCGTCACAACGGCGCTGCCATATATGACGCACACAGCACATGCATCTAGCGGTAATCCTTATCATTTTGGATTTAAGAAGAGCAAAAATCATCAGTCAGCCTCGATTCAAGAAGAAGGGTTCAAAGATATTCTGGTGAGACATAGCTCCATATTCCTTGGCGATGTGACGAAGAAGGAATTATATCTCACCTTCGATAACGGGTATGAGAACGGGTTTACGCCAAAAATTCTCGATATCCTCAAGGAGCATAAGGTACCTGCGATTTTCTTCGTGACAGGGCATTATGTAAAGGAAGAACCGGAGCTCATTAAGCGTATGGTCGCGGAAGGCCATCTGATCGGCAACCATTCCTGGAGTCATCCGGATATGAGCCAAATCTCGAACGCGAAGCTGCGTGAGGAATTGGATAAGGTGAAGTCTGAAGTGCAACAGCTCACGAATCAGAAGCCGATGACGTATTTACGACCGCCGCGAGGCATTTTTAATGAACGAATCCTGCAGGCGAGCAAGGAACTTGGTTACACAAGTGTCTTCTGGTCCATTGCCTATAAGGATTGGGATACGAATGCACAGCGCGGCTGGAAATATGCTTATGATTCGGTTATGAACCAACTGCATCCGGGCGCCGTTATTTTGCTTCATTCGGTATCGAGAGACAACACCATGGCGTTGGGGGCAATTCTCACCGAAGCGAAGCGCCAAGGTTATGAGTTCAAAAGCTTAGATCAACTGCAAACGAAAAATTATTAG
- a CDS encoding glycoside hydrolase family 30 protein has translation MRKWIKKLFTGGLASSMLMMTIIAAPTTVSAATDVTVNWNDVKQDIDGFGVSQAGWSDAIYDLQEPARSQIMDLLFDPNNGIGVSIFRGAIFPQFNPSPGQYDFNARPDQVWVMQQAQARGVNKIMATTWSPPAWMKTNNSTTNGGYLKSGNYGDYAQLMSKFIKEYKSQFGIDLYAVSIANEPNSMTFLTWDSSEWNSTNIEVFVKDYLKQAMINEGVQATKVVVGEPSWWSEDLMKDALNNPASAERIDIVGGHNYPVPVINVELPTQPFSTAVAKGKKVWMTEVSKVDSYDPGMGSGLKFARQIHDFMTKANVNAWMYWTGAIPGNNDEGLINVYKDTSTYQLTKRYFTFGNYSKFIKPGYVRIGATDNPQSGVYTSAYKDPATGKFTIVAVNDTNASADLNFVPNGFTAGKITPYTTNDSLSLGQGRNIQLVNGKFNSVIPPKSVVTFVGENGSTPDPEISMTDDLNDWSKTFSHTSGLALDSSNSGYFNGDTSRVKRTSGTTESFVYNIPNMTNFSATLYQFNQWNGVAFYASPDNVNWSQIVHVSTDGVYTGSQWYRKVYTPQSAIPAGTNYFKIELSGSDSWEKQVSKVSIHSLP, from the coding sequence ATGAGAAAATGGATCAAGAAGCTGTTCACTGGAGGACTTGCAAGCAGCATGCTGATGATGACGATCATAGCCGCACCGACGACCGTAAGCGCAGCTACCGATGTCACAGTGAATTGGAACGACGTCAAGCAAGACATTGATGGATTCGGCGTCTCGCAAGCAGGATGGTCAGATGCCATCTACGATTTGCAAGAACCGGCAAGAAGTCAGATTATGGATCTATTGTTCGATCCGAATAATGGTATTGGCGTTTCGATCTTTCGAGGTGCGATATTCCCACAATTTAACCCATCCCCAGGGCAATACGACTTCAATGCTAGACCGGATCAAGTCTGGGTCATGCAGCAAGCACAGGCACGAGGCGTGAATAAGATTATGGCGACCACATGGAGCCCGCCGGCTTGGATGAAGACGAACAACTCCACAACAAATGGCGGTTATCTCAAATCCGGGAACTATGGCGATTATGCGCAGCTCATGTCCAAATTCATTAAAGAATACAAATCCCAATTCGGCATCGATCTGTATGCCGTATCCATCGCCAATGAACCCAACTCCATGACCTTCCTCACTTGGGATTCAAGCGAATGGAACTCCACCAATATTGAAGTATTCGTGAAAGACTATCTCAAACAAGCAATGATTAACGAAGGCGTGCAAGCGACGAAGGTCGTCGTGGGCGAACCGTCCTGGTGGTCGGAAGATCTGATGAAGGACGCGCTGAATAATCCGGCATCTGCGGAGCGCATCGACATCGTCGGTGGGCACAATTATCCTGTACCCGTCATTAATGTCGAGCTCCCGACACAGCCTTTCAGCACAGCGGTGGCCAAAGGGAAAAAGGTATGGATGACCGAAGTGTCCAAAGTCGATTCGTATGACCCGGGCATGGGATCGGGCCTCAAATTTGCGAGACAAATCCATGATTTCATGACGAAGGCGAACGTCAACGCATGGATGTATTGGACGGGTGCCATCCCAGGCAATAATGACGAAGGTCTGATCAATGTATATAAAGATACGAGCACATACCAGTTAACGAAACGTTACTTTACATTCGGCAACTATAGCAAGTTCATTAAGCCTGGTTATGTTCGGATCGGTGCAACCGATAATCCGCAATCCGGTGTCTATACGTCTGCCTACAAAGATCCGGCTACGGGCAAGTTCACAATCGTTGCCGTGAATGATACGAATGCTTCCGCCGATCTCAATTTCGTACCGAATGGGTTTACAGCCGGTAAAATTACGCCATACACAACCAATGATAGCTTAAGCCTAGGCCAAGGCCGTAACATACAGCTCGTGAATGGAAAGTTCAATAGTGTCATTCCTCCGAAGAGTGTCGTTACATTCGTTGGGGAGAATGGCTCAACACCAGATCCGGAAATTAGTATGACGGATGACCTAAATGATTGGTCGAAGACATTCTCGCATACGAGCGGTCTCGCGTTGGACTCGTCGAACAGCGGTTATTTCAATGGCGATACATCGCGAGTGAAGCGAACGAGTGGCACGACAGAGAGCTTCGTCTATAACATCCCGAATATGACGAATTTCTCGGCAACGCTCTACCAATTCAATCAGTGGAATGGCGTAGCTTTCTATGCCTCACCGGATAACGTCAATTGGAGTCAAATCGTTCATGTGAGTACAGATGGTGTCTATACGGGAAGTCAGTGGTACCGCAAGGTTTACACGCCGCAGTCCGCGATCCCTGCAGGAACGAATTACTTCAAGATTGAGCTGTCCGGCAGCGATTCTTGGGAGAAGCAAGTCTCGAAAGTATCGATTCATTCACTGCCATAG
- the rpmJ gene encoding 50S ribosomal protein L36 — translation MKVRPSVKPMCEKCKTIRRNRTVMVICENAKHKQKQG, via the coding sequence ATGAAAGTCAGACCATCTGTAAAACCGATGTGTGAGAAATGTAAAACCATTCGAAGAAATAGAACTGTTATGGTCATCTGTGAGAATGCCAAGCATAAGCAAAAACAAGGTTAA
- a CDS encoding alpha/beta fold hydrolase, with amino-acid sequence MFKSKSGKDAILNDYNRILAKCTVPFEEMLLNTQYGETCVIACGEPSSPPIILLHGSGSNSSMWIGDIAAYSKHYRVYAVDIPGDPGKSEEKQYTLKGQAYSEWLDDVLRLLQLESASFIGISLGAWMAIHYAVKHPSKVNHIVLISPSGIGPQKISFLFRAMPLLLFGEKGRDKVTRLVNGNQTIPEEASKHVKKIARHFRFRSEPVPIFTDTELRELTMPILLIAGAKDVMLDAKKTVDRLTKLRPDAHITLLPDVGHIIIQQTSRIIPFLKET; translated from the coding sequence TTGTTTAAATCAAAATCAGGAAAAGACGCGATCTTAAATGACTATAACCGAATTCTTGCCAAATGCACTGTTCCATTTGAAGAAATGCTGCTTAATACGCAATATGGAGAAACGTGTGTTATTGCATGTGGGGAACCATCCTCGCCGCCGATTATTCTATTGCATGGCTCCGGTTCTAATTCGTCGATGTGGATTGGCGATATTGCTGCGTATTCGAAGCATTACAGGGTGTATGCCGTTGATATTCCCGGTGATCCAGGGAAGAGCGAAGAGAAACAATATACACTAAAAGGCCAAGCGTATTCTGAGTGGCTGGACGATGTTCTACGTTTGCTCCAACTGGAGAGTGCATCATTTATCGGTATTTCGCTCGGCGCATGGATGGCTATCCATTATGCAGTCAAACATCCGAGTAAGGTTAATCATATCGTTCTCATATCCCCTTCTGGCATTGGACCTCAGAAAATTTCATTCCTGTTTCGGGCCATGCCGCTCCTGTTATTCGGCGAGAAAGGAAGGGATAAGGTTACGCGTCTTGTCAATGGTAACCAGACCATTCCCGAAGAAGCCTCCAAGCATGTCAAAAAAATCGCACGCCACTTTCGCTTTCGCAGTGAACCGGTGCCTATCTTCACAGATACGGAGCTCCGCGAGTTGACAATGCCCATCCTGTTAATCGCTGGCGCAAAAGATGTGATGCTTGATGCTAAAAAGACCGTCGATAGACTCACCAAGCTGCGGCCTGATGCGCACATCACACTTCTTCCGGATGTCGGGCATATCATTATTCAGCAGACGAGCCGGATCATACCTTTTCTCAAGGAAACATAG